The nucleotide sequence CCGTTTTAAGTCCATAACTAGCCCAAAAGCCTTGACTTTTAATTGTCTTGACTTTTGGCATGATTATTGTTGTCATGCCTGAATTATCGTCTATCGAACGTGATTCAACTGTTTCAAGATTTGGTGCATAAACAATTCCTTTTAATTTATTATCAGGATTATTATTGTCAGAGTATTGATATATTTGAGTTACAGTATCAGAAATAACGGTAATAGTGTTACCCAGCATTTCGAGTAATGGAACTATGTTAATCCCAGTATTAGCAAGCATTTGTATCAGCATTATCAAGCTATTATTTTGTTCCGTTATTTTTGATAGTAATTCAGTTGTGTTATTTTCCGCTTCATTGTCTAATTCATTAATTGCTTCAACGATGTTTGACCGATTAGTAGTATATAATCGGCTCAACCTGCCAACATCTTTCAAATAATATTCATCGTCTGTGGTATCATATCTAACTATTTTATATTTTCTAAATTGCAGACTTTCACTTTCGCTGTTACTGCCTTCGCATATTTGCACAGCATTTTGAGCCAAACTTTCCGCTACATCTCCTATTGCAACGGAATCAATCCCGGAAGCAATTGACCCATGTCCAATCGCCACACTGTCATTTGCCCCTTCTGCTCCTGCGCCAATTGCTATTCCATATTCTCCGGTGGAGCCTATACCACTTCCTATTGATATACTTCCGAGTTTTCCGGCCTCCGCTCCTCCGGCTATAAATCCGTTATTTGTAACTTTATCCGCTTTTTTTGATATTGACGTTATCAACTCATTTATCGCTGTAACGATATTTGTTTTAGCCGTTGTAGTAAGATTTGATAAATTGCCTATCTTTTGTTCTATGTTTGATATATTAGACATTGTTGCTATCGGAGAGAAATTACCCCAATTCGCCGGAACACCTAACACACCCAAACGGACCGAGACTTGATTTTCATGAAATAAAACTTGCATTACTACTGTTTCCTTTGTATCTTCTGCCGTATTAGCAGATAATACATCAAAAACAAAAAGCGTAAAATCACCCTTTTGCTTCATAGACGGATTATTCCATATTCCTTTATAAAAACCCGGGCTTGTTTGTGTATTAAATACGCTTTCAGTCCCGTTTAATGTTCCTATATCTTCAATTTCTGTTTTTGTATTCAAGACATCGTCAATTTTATCAAAATTATTATTAAAATCCATAATGTTATAAATGTCTGTCAGTGATGGTTTTTTTAATCCATATACTTTTGTTGTTGTAGCCATTATTAACCTCCCAGCACGTTTTCTTTTAATCCTTGATGTGTAAACTTGCTTAAATATGCGTGAGTATACAACCCCAACCTTTCGTGCGTATTATATAACAAGTCGCTGTCTATAACCATATTTAGCGGTACCATTCTATCTATCATTTTTTCGACTTCTGCAATTTTGTTTTTTCGGCTTAAAGATAATCTAACCGTAACCTTGCTATTTTCCACATCTATATCAACCGTAACGTTGCCCGTTCCGACAAGCATTTCAAGCTTTTCCAGCAGCGTTCTTTCAGTGTATGGTGTGTCACCTAAATATATTGATTTTATTCTGAATCTTCTATCGTCCAGCGTGTCCGTCTCACGCCGAGAAATATTGAGCATATCCTCCCAACGCCTACACCCCTGTTCATCAAGAGTATCGAAAAAAAAGTTGTTTGTCAATTTTTCGGTTTCGGATTCAATAAGTTCAAATTCTACATCATAAGTTTTACATAATTCTACGAACTCCGTTATATCCTGCAAAAGCTCAGGCAAATTTTTAAGTGTATTTATTTTTTCCATATTTTATTACTCCGTTATATATACCGCTGACACATTTTTTACATATGTTTTTATGGCATTGGTATGTTGTAAATTGTCGGTAAGCTGTATATTAAGATACAGTGTAGACGGGTCAACAGTTGCCGGGAACCCTGTAACCGTATGTTCAGTCCCATTGTATACGCATGTAAAATTTTGACGTGTAGAAAAATCAATTTTAAAAGTAACATTAACCCACTCACCTAAAACTTTATCATTGCCTGTATATACTTTGTCTGCTCCATCACTTGATTTAGAATTTCCACCTATTATTTTAATTTCTGTTTCGTTTTGTTCATATCCGCTTAATCTTCCATATGTATATGAATTTCCTCCGTCACTTGATTTAATTGTTTTATTTCCGCTTAAATCAATAAAAAAGTTACCCATTCCCCTATTATCATTCGATTGAAAAAGGTCAAAAGAAACATTTAAATAACCTGTTGCGGTCGAAAAGTCTGACGGTTTAGTATCTAAAAGTCTGACTATATCATAAGACCAACCATTTCCTTTCACTCCAGGACCATAACAGAATTCAACAGCATTCCCACTGTCTGACGGAGAATGTGTAGCCTCTGCTGATATACCTTGAATTAATGATAACGGTTCCCAACCTGTAGAACAGTTGCTAATAATTTTACTGTCAGAAACAATAAAATTGCTCGTTGTT is from Monoglobus pectinilyticus and encodes:
- a CDS encoding leucine-rich repeat protein; its protein translation is MATTTKVYGLKKPSLTDIYNIMDFNNNFDKIDDVLNTKTEIEDIGTLNGTESVFNTQTSPGFYKGIWNNPSMKQKGDFTLFVFDVLSANTAEDTKETVVMQVLFHENQVSVRLGVLGVPANWGNFSPIATMSNISNIEQKIGNLSNLTTTAKTNIVTAINELITSISKKADKVTNNGFIAGGAEAGKLGSISIGSGIGSTGEYGIAIGAGAEGANDSVAIGHGSIASGIDSVAIGDVAESLAQNAVQICEGSNSESESLQFRKYKIVRYDTTDDEYYLKDVGRLSRLYTTNRSNIVEAINELDNEAENNTTELLSKITEQNNSLIMLIQMLANTGINIVPLLEMLGNTITVISDTVTQIYQYSDNNNPDNKLKGIVYAPNLETVESRSIDDNSGMTTIIMPKVKTIKSQGFWASYGLKTVFIPNACTSLATNAFSMCGNLTNIYIDNVEGTFGDIAADSSLPNLKVTYLKK
- a CDS encoding putative phage tail protein; this encodes MEKINTLKNLPELLQDITEFVELCKTYDVEFELIESETEKLTNNFFFDTLDEQGCRRWEDMLNISRRETDTLDDRRFRIKSIYLGDTPYTERTLLEKLEMLVGTGNVTVDIDVENSKVTVRLSLSRKNKIAEVEKMIDRMVPLNMVIDSDLLYNTHERLGLYTHAYLSKFTHQGLKENVLGG